GCCATATTGACGTCAGCGTTAGACTTTAGCGCTTTTGGGTTTTTATTGTCCGGCACCATTTGTTTTTatcgctttttttttttttttttctcgaaAGGTTAATATTCATTAAGATTGGGATATGATCCGAGGCCTACCGCCTACAAGCAAATAAAGGTTCAAGTCTTACACTTAAGAGTCCAAACCATAATAGAAGGCCATAGAAAAGAGGTTAGGGCTCAAAATAAAATGAACTCAGAGAGAATCGAAGTCTTAGGATTCGATAGCTTGACCTGGCAGAAGCATCTTCAATCTGGCAAAGTTTCATGCAACCGTCGTCTTATTTAAGCACATCCAACGATAATTCTAGGTCGAAATTAGTTAAAGAACTCTTTCTATAGATAGCTAAAGGTTTTAAAAACACTCATTTAAAAACAAAGGAAGAAAATATCAAGATCTTTCAAAAGAGACATACACTGCCAGATAGGAAACTCAGAAGACCAAACGGAAGCTATGAAGATGAAAATACATTCTTCGCCACATTAAGAGAGATGAGCTAGGAATGGTTATCAAGAAGTTGGTCATACAATAGCTTCGACCTTCAATTACAGAACCTACTAAATCCTCTGTGCTTCTTACCACCATCAACTGGTAATAATAATACACAACAATTTCCTCTTGCCAGTCATACATTTGACATGTTTCTCTAGGGTCATTACAGACCAAGAAAGAAAGAGTTCCACTGATCAGTCACACGTCTTCATCATTCCACATTCCAATTTTTCAAAAGGAATGTCAAACAGAATCATTGGCAGGCAACGTGACTGGTGATGTCCTTTTCATGAGGTAACCCAAAATGATGCCAATCAAACCAACAAGAACAACGTATATAAATGGGATACCACCACTTCTCCTGCTCCTGCTGGATTGATGCCTCAACAGCTCCTACATAGAATTGTGTAGGCAGTCAGTTCTGctatgtttttttattattattatttttttccctaATCAAAGGGAATTCTAttggaattttctttttctcaataataaaaaatcattatcaCATCTTATTTCTTGAAAGAAATATACTGCTTATGAACTGGCTAACCAATTTACCATATCTGTTATCTTTAATACTTTTACTGTATTTGAAAGAAATACACAACAAGTGTAGTGGGTACAAGCCATATTGAAGTCATAGCATGATTAAGCACTTCCTGTAAAGGCACATGTTAGTGATCTCATTTCCCACATATTGAATCAAAAGCACATCTTAATATCATAAACATCCATTTGTGACCTAAGCAATGTGTTAAAATCAAACTCTAGTAGGTTTGAACTTCTTCTTCTACAAGATCCTACCTAAAAATCTATTTAGCAAATAATAACACatgtagtaaaaataaaaaataaaagccaGTTCATGCAAAAGATTTGTAAAACATGTCTTTTAACATTCACAAAATCATGTCTACTATTGTCTTAGACTGACCGACTTGCAAGCTATATATTTGGAGAGCTTAAATTTTTGTAGCTTTTTCCATAATTCATATTAATTCCAGTAACAAGTGATTTAAATGAGTAGAAGATAAAATAGTTGTTCAGCAACATCGCAGCACAAAACCTTGCATGGTCATTGACAGAACCAATGCCTTACCAGTTCTTGTTGAAGCTTCTTGTTTTGCTGAATAGCAGAATTTTTCTCCTCAGTCAACTTGGAAATAAGAGCCCTTGCCTGAAAATACAAGTGTTACTCCAAGTAAAAGAGCAAGTTGCCCTACGATATCACAGTAATCTATCAAGTCCATTCAATGATTGAGAGACAGCACTGACATTATAATGACCATAAGATGTCttataaaatttgttctttTCCAGGTAATTGCAATCACAAGAAAAGAATTACATAGGAATGAGATAACAAATTATATTTGCCAAATATCTTAAAGGAATTACTACTTATCACTGAAACAAAACTCATCCACGATATGCCTCAAAATGCACCAAAGTTGAAGGTCTCAACCCTTACTAATGCCAATCATGGAAGTTCCAGAATAATGGCCAGATCCTGGCTATGCATGAGACTATCAATGAATGAGCAATAAAATCAGTAGACATAATGAATCCAACTCAGGTAAATGCCCAAACAGTGCACAAATACCTAATTAACCAACAAGTAAAGAGATGGATTAacatctttttaaaaaatttcaagaaaTGGGCTTAAAGAGAAATCAGAAGATTCATCAAGACTCGAGTAAATTCCAATAATGGTGAGAAAAAGGTCATCAAGAAGACTGTAACATATCTTTTTCTGTGCACATGTGTAACAAGATATATGCCTTTGAATGCAAATGCACTAACAAGTCAAAGCAACAAAGGAGCAATTAATTGCACACAAGAACTTGTTGCAATTTATCCCTAATAAGGTTTTCCAGTATGTTATTGAAGACTGCAAATTTTGACTATAGATGGACAACAAGCAAATAAAGGAAACTAAAACAAAAGAAATACCTCAAATGAGTTATCTTGAGGCTCATTTCTCTCAACATAAGGTGTTGAAATCTACAGTGACAAGATACATAGTCACGTGAAAATTTATTAAGATGTTGTAGATCAAAAGCATAACATGATTGAAATCACTCACAACTGTGCGTTCAGAGGCACTCAGACTCCCATTGTCAGAGACAGATGCTCTGGGTGAAGAATCTTCCTCAGATCCTTCTCGAACTGGTGATGGTGCTCTAGGAGGAGCAACATAAACAACCCTTAATTTCCACTCTTCAACATGATGCCCCGCCTCCTTATTGAACTAAGAACTCAAAATCGGAAAAACCAATTAGTGCAAACCATAGACTAAGTTGAATGGACCAAGAAAAGGATAAAAAAGAACTTGAATTATTACCATCTCTGCATTGATATCCTTAGCTGTAGCTCCAGGACTTGCAACTACACCCTGAAGTAAAAACTTGTCCTTGCATTGCATATCAGGAGGCGCCTCCTTTTGTGCTTGCATTGTAACTGATTTAAATTGACAATCAACCACCAAATAACTAATTCAGAAAGAGCGATCATGGCTAATCAGTAAATCAGATactaatgaaagaaaaaatcagcTAAACACAATGAGGTAATTTGAAAGAGATGGAGACGAAAAGACCTATAACATCACATGTGGACCTTGGCGACATAACCCCAGTATTCGGCCTAACACAGTACTTTTTGGGATTCGTCGTCTTAACCTAAAATTAACAATCAAATGAATATTACAAAAAATTCTAGCGCACAAGAACTCCGAAAAAAAAAGGAGGGTCgtaaaaatgcatgaaaattTTGAAGCCAAAATTAAATACCTTGAAAGCCACATAATTGTCGCTCTTATTTAACAGCACTAGGGAACAAGAGATCTGCTTCCTCAATTCAACTTTCgagaagaaaaattaaaaagaaaaaaaaaataaagaacacTCGAAACATGAAGAATAAAAATAAGGATCTGAAAACAGAGGCAGGCAACAAGGCAAAAGTCTGTAGTGAAGGAGCTTACATGGAAATTTGAGCTCCTGAGGCTCGATGGTGAGAAGGTCGCCGGTACTCATCCCTGTGCGATGGCAAGAGAGCGCCGGAGAGGGATCCAAGTAAGAAGGAGAGAGCCGAAGTAACAACGTGGGAGTGGGACAGTGATGTTAAGCTGTTGTTACTTCGATCTCGGGGTTTGCGTTTGTTTACTTTCCGTTTATTGTATGGTTCAGGTGGAAGACGAATGGGTATATTCGTCTTTTTGAGAGTACaatttagaatttttatttttgacttTTGACTATTGACTACTGAGTGCGGTGTCTGTCTATGGATTGAGCACCACgagcattaattattttttaataataataacatttaaaGAATAACATGACggttatcaattaattttaaaaaaatactatttaatttcccTCGCTAATTATAATGGctgaataattatatttttttaaaaaaatataaaaataataattattttctatctcataatttttttatttgtttcaaaAAATCGGccacttccttttttttttcattatggtttatatataaattaattattataaatttatttaattttatcatattttttatataataaaatttaaattatctcttaatattaattcaaattatatgttattaatatttattttgttattttaataaaatttaatatctatattttatattaaaacataaaattagaaaactaataaaaagttaatcactgtcattttaatttatataaaaaagtaaagtgAATAACTATTATGAACAATGGAGgtatattttaaaagattaagctAAAAACATTAAGATTGGAACAACTATCATCCAAGATATGCCTCAAAGATCTCGGACCTTGGAATATAATGCTATCAAAAAGGGGCGCAGAACGTCGAATAATGGACGGCTCAGGCCTTGAATAGTGAATACCATTATTGATGAACGAGTGATCAATATCACTAGGTGTGATGGCTCCGACAAACTGCCCAAACAACAAATGGCCAAGGCATTCCAGATTATAGTATGATGCAGGCAGGACTAACAATTACTATAATCAGTGAGGAGATAGTTGACCCATTTAAAAAACTTCCAAGAAGAAATAATCAACTTAATCTACTATAATTACTTCTATCATAGAGTTTCTTCTTCTAAACAATCCCTGCTACTGTGAATCAGGTAAAGGTCAACTTGTAGAAAACTTCTTCGCCCTCCTCTGGTGTTAGCAGAAAGAATATCATCAACTGTTGGAATTCAGGGGTGGAAATAATCTACTGCTGAAATATAGCAAATTTGCAAATGTATTTTCCTCTGCTCTTGATGAAAATTCACTCAATAGTTATATTCAAATTCCATATGTTTAAAATAAACAATGTTATGGATTATAAACATAATCgtgaaattcattttttttttttttttcaatatgatAGTCTGGAGATAATGAAAGTTTCCAGAATAGCAAATCAACCTTCACTTGAGAACCCTAGAACGATAGATATATAATGTAAATGGGTACTTGTTTCCTCTGAACATTCACAAATGGAACAGGGCTTCTTATCACCACACGAAATGATGAGTTAGATACATATTAAGGCTTGGATGTGAAACACAAACCCAAAACATAATTAATGTATTtggaaaacatacataaacaatcTGTAAAATTGaagattcaaaattaaaatgcaaGCCCTGCTAACTGAAAAGCCCAAAAATACTGTGAACTTCGCAAGTATTGTACATGGCATGTTTGAAGTACATTAGATTTCTCACTGCACATAAAACATGTTTTCCATTTCAAAGTTCACTGGAAACCAAAAGAAGAACAGAGTGATTATGACAGGGAACCTTACAATCTATATATTATTGGATAATACAATAAAACAATCCTGTATTTGAAGCCATGGTCTTCATCCATAGTCTTTGGTAACAATGAGTAATATATTAACTATCTGCAGAAGCAGAAGACAGTTGTTGGCGAGCTCGAGCAGTGAAACCAGCAAACCAAGCAACTCTCATGAGTTGAACTCCAAGGATCAGGATCCACCAACATACAAGCCCCCTAATCATATGCATCATCCATGCAGGAACACTTAGCTCAGCCCCAAGCTTCAACCCTCTCATCAGCTGTAACACACGATATGCCTCATATACAACTGGAGTTGCCAACCACACTGGTGACTCCCAGTGCCAAGTCAGCATCTCAGTCAGAATCTGAACAGATAGAAGCAGGAGGTAGGGACCCAACAAAACTGCAAACGAGATAAAAGGAAGCTGGGGTTGGAGGGCGCCCTTTTGGGATCCCAACAGCATCATCAAAGGAAAGACAAGTCCGGTTACAGATGCAATCATGTTCCACAATTTGTAACCTAAAGGAGGCTTGCTATTGCTGGATTGTACCATGTCTTTTGGCCGGGAACAAGCATCAGCCATGAGAAGAAAAAGAGTAGCACCAATATTGAAGATGCAATCCAGTCCGATTAAGGAAAGCAGGCTGGCTATATTGGGGCCTAGAAATATAGAAGATAGCGGTAGCCATAATGTGGGCACCATGCCAGTtgtgagaagaagagaaggaccCAGAAGCCACAAAGGCCATTTAAGAAACTGAAACTGCCCTAATTGTTGATTCTTTGTATCCACATGCTCTTCACTGTTGGCTATTGGTGCTTCAGTAGTGTCATCAGAATTAAGTGTTTCAAATATGTTACTACTTTTCTTCAAGAAGCTACCAGCAGCATCATCAGTGGGAGCATACGTGACAGGTGAAGGCTCCCATTGAGTTAATTTTGTGCAGCAAACAGGAGCATGATGAATGCGAATTTTGGGGAAGTTAACAACATGGTGTATACTTGAGGATTTCAAGAATTTCAGACTCTTGGGATGTACACAAGGCACCAAAAAGTTTGATAGTATGGGAGGAGATTTAGTTGGTGCTGTCATCGGTTGGCTTACAAATGAAGCCTTCTCAACTTTGTATAAGAGTTCTGCTTTCCAAGCACTGAAGcgcataattaaataaataaatctgaaGTAAGATGAGAACTGCCATAGAGgacaagaaaaaggaaaaaaaaaaaaacttccccTTCGTTAAGTGCCCTAAGATAGAAGGTATATGGTTTGTTTGCAGAATTCCTTATGCAGGTCATTATACATTCTACAATCTAACACACAAGTACTCTAGACTGGTCTTTTAATAAGTAAAAGTTCCCTTTAATCGCTCCAAGTAGTTGtatcataatttaataaattactgTGCAGGAATTAATGGGAGTTTTAGAAACAGTTACAGGCCGAAGAAAACAGGATGGAAGCAAAAAGTAGAATATGAAGACATACAAATTGTGCTACGGTTAATAAGATAAATTACAATTAAGttaaaacaaaagtaaaatcaAAGAGACCAAAAAACTAAATACTAATAACGTTGAAGAACtaatttatcaattatatatatataaaaagaactAATTTATCATCAAATTCGCACCAACCAACCTTATTAAATCTCAGCATCAGAAATCATGAACTAAAATTGCCAATATTTACCACAAAAATAGGGGGAAACCCTAATCAGAAGCCATGCTCCATGTCTGATCCACACTTCAGTTGCGTTCTGATTATGCCCACAACAAAGTCCTCCAACAACTAGCAATCAAGGTAAAGCGTGATTTATTACCTAAAGCAAGGAAACTTCCTAAAGGTCTGCATAAAATCTAAACTCTTTGAAAAGTGCACTATTAAATAATGGCGGAAACCATTTGAACATCGAATTGAAACTATTTCATTTTCGATATGAATGAAGACGCTTTCACAATCATATGGTATCAAATGTGTCATGAACCGAAAGCAGGATTCGAGTATTCAAAACtcactagaaaataaaagaacagAGCTGGCGCTTTATGAGAAACTATAGAAAATTGAACAATCAGAAAATTTAGTATTCGTCTAGAATTCCCGGATCGATTGTGAGCAAACaggaaagaaaatagaaatttaaCGCTAAAATCTTTGGGATAAAGAACTGATAAACTTATAAATGTAAGGAGATGAATAAATTGAGGCTTACCCTTGCTAAGACGTCTCTCTCTCCCCCCTACCAAATTGGAGAATAAGTGCCTTGAATACGAGGAATTACTTGGAAAAGGAATGCTTTGCTA
The sequence above is a segment of the Manihot esculenta cultivar AM560-2 chromosome 5, M.esculenta_v8, whole genome shotgun sequence genome. Coding sequences within it:
- the LOC110615702 gene encoding vesicle-associated protein 1-2, with product MSTGDLLTIEPQELKFPFELRKQISCSLVLLNKSDNYVAFKVKTTNPKKYCVRPNTGVMSPRSTCDVIVTMQAQKEAPPDMQCKDKFLLQGVVASPGATAKDINAEMFNKEAGHHVEEWKLRVVYVAPPRAPSPVREGSEEDSSPRASVSDNGSLSASERTVISTPYVERNEPQDNSFEARALISKLTEEKNSAIQQNKKLQQELELLRHQSSRSRRSGGIPFIYVVLVGLIGIILGYLMKRTSPVTLPANDSV
- the LOC110615815 gene encoding uncharacterized protein LOC110615815 isoform X1; its protein translation is MRFSAWKAELLYKVEKASFVSQPMTAPTKSPPILSNFLVPCVHPKSLKFLKSSSIHHVVNFPKIRIHHAPVCCTKLTQWEPSPVTYAPTDDAAGSFLKKSSNIFETLNSDDTTEAPIANSEEHVDTKNQQLGQFQFLKWPLWLLGPSLLLTTGMVPTLWLPLSSIFLGPNIASLLSLIGLDCIFNIGATLFLLMADACSRPKDMVQSSNSKPPLGYKLWNMIASVTGLVFPLMMLLGSQKGALQPQLPFISFAVLLGPYLLLLSVQILTEMLTWHWESPVWLATPVVYEAYRVLQLMRGLKLGAELSVPAWMMHMIRGLVCWWILILGVQLMRVAWFAGFTARARQQLSSASADS
- the LOC110615815 gene encoding uncharacterized protein LOC110615815 isoform X2, which codes for MTAPTKSPPILSNFLVPCVHPKSLKFLKSSSIHHVVNFPKIRIHHAPVCCTKLTQWEPSPVTYAPTDDAAGSFLKKSSNIFETLNSDDTTEAPIANSEEHVDTKNQQLGQFQFLKWPLWLLGPSLLLTTGMVPTLWLPLSSIFLGPNIASLLSLIGLDCIFNIGATLFLLMADACSRPKDMVQSSNSKPPLGYKLWNMIASVTGLVFPLMMLLGSQKGALQPQLPFISFAVLLGPYLLLLSVQILTEMLTWHWESPVWLATPVVYEAYRVLQLMRGLKLGAELSVPAWMMHMIRGLVCWWILILGVQLMRVAWFAGFTARARQQLSSASADS